A region of Sugiyamaella lignohabitans strain CBS 10342 chromosome A, complete sequence DNA encodes the following proteins:
- a CDS encoding membrane transporter (top hit is XP_007844384.1 originated in Moniliophthora roreri MCA 2997) produces MTFIVSFPSLAVSIGTILGPVVGGVVYQKFGYEAVFQLSLAILGVDVLLRLLMKETKSTQRMKEDKEILAAKPVGGEPRREYSASPLRFAKMLKNPRVINSLMQSLVVAWQLTALDATMTIRLMKLFGFNSLQSGLMFLPMAIPAFLEPLIGYLCDRHGPRYFLTFGFLFSTVPLMLLQLPNNNSAHDVVIFVTMLALYGITSVMIFSPILSELSDTVSQEESKAPGQFGKGKGYGQIYGLFNMAYSLGSLAGPIQAGYTVERYSWGVLMITLAVMSLLMVPSSFYFASRGVRPPRSLYTVADITPTLQEKQLIEEIEIEIEIE; encoded by the coding sequence ATGACGTTTATTGTGAGTTTTCCGTCGCTGGCTGTCAGTATTGGAACGATATTGGGTCCGGTGGTTGGAGGTGTGGTATATCAGAAGTTTGGATACGAAGCAGTGTTTCAGTTGTCACTAGCAATACTTGGGGTAGATGTACTTCTTCGATTACTCATGAAGGAAACCAAAAGTACCCAGAGAATGAAGGAAGATAAAGAAATACTTGCTGCCAAACCAGTTGGAGGGGAGCCTCGCCGAGAATATTCAGCAAGTCCATTGAGATTTGCTAAAATGCTAAAAAATCCAAGAgtcatcaacagcttgaTGCAGTCGTTGGTAGTGGCATGGCAGTTAACCGCACTGGATGCGACGATGACGATTAGGCTTATGAAATTATTTGGGTTCAATAGTCTTCAATCGGGCCTCATGTTTCTACCAATGGCCATTCCAGCCTTTTTAGAACCCCTGATAGGCTATTTATGCGATAGACATGGCCCAAGATATTTTCTTACTTTTGGGTTCCTCTTCTCAACAGTTCCACTGATGCTGTTACAATTGCCAAATAACAATTCAGCTCATGATGTAGTCATTTTCGTGACCATGCTGGCTCTATATGGAATTACATCGGTGATGATATTTTCGCCTATATTATCCGAGTTATCTGACACGGTTTCCCAAGAAGAGTCAAAAGCGCCAGGCCAGTTCGGCAAAGGAAAGGGATATGGACAAATATACGGCTTATTCAACATGGCCTACTCGCTAGGTTCTCTTGCGGGGCCCATACAAGCAGGGTACACTGTCGAACGATATTCATGGGGCGTACTGATGATAACATTGGCTGTTATGTCACTGCTCATGGTACCGTCATCATTTTACTTTGCATCGAGAGGAGTTAGACCACCGCGCAGCCTATATACAGTGGCCGACATCACTCCGACACTGCAAGAAAAACAGCTAATAGAAGAGATAGAGatagaaatagaaatagaATAG
- the HGH1 gene encoding Hgh1p (Nonessential hypothetical protein; predicted to be involved in ribosome biogenesis; green fluorescent protein (GFP)-fusion protein localizes to the cytoplasm; similar to mammalian BRP16 (Brain protein 16); relative distribution to the nucleus increases upon DNA replication stress; GO_component: GO:0005737 - cytoplasm [Evidence IDA] [PMID 14562095]; GO_component: GO:0005737 - cytoplasm [Evidence IDA] [PMID 22842922]; GO_component: GO:0005634 - nucleus [Evidence IDA] [PMID 22842922]; GO_function: GO:0003674 - molecular_function [Evidence ND]; GO_process: GO:0008150 - biological_process [Evidence ND]): MLDQYNGDLFCILLANLSKNDQVTKLFEFKRQKRSADSTDSNKKTPSSEIVTLENETFKSDNVMDCLMDCFVKGSERTLNKMADFDYLAFFFADISRFREGREYFVTEQEYDGVVPITKLLVFTESESKTRRAGVASTIKNSLFQVQAHEKLVTDPSINLLPYILLPLAGPEDIPEDELFNLPDELQLLPPDKKRDPDHQILCTHVESLLLLSTTRPMREYMREKSVYPIIRELHLAIDDEVVQDPCERLVQMLMRDEAPEEKITEEDDEDGDEIVEIL; this comes from the coding sequence ATGCTGGATCAATATAATGGCGACCTGTTCTGCATTTTACTTGCTAATCTTTCCAAGAATGATCAAGTTACAAAACTGTTTGAATTCAAGAGACAGAAGAGATCAGCCGATTCCACTGATTCCAACAAAAAGACGCCATCTTCAGAGATAGTCACCCTGGAAAATGAGACTTTCAAGTCTGATAATGTTATGGATTGCCTCATGGACTGTTTTGTCAAGGGAAGTGAGCGCACTCTCAATAAAATGGCGGATTTCGACTATTTGgcctttttctttgccGATATTTCGAGATTCAGGGAGGGCAGAGAATACTTTGTCACTGAACAAGAATATGATGGAGTGGTGCCAATTACCAAATTATTGGTATTCACTGAGTCGGAGTCTAAGACTCGTCGTGCAGGTGTGGCTTCCACTATCAAGAATTCCTTATTCCAGGTTCAGGCCCACGAGAAACTTGTTACCGATCCCTCAATCAACTTGCTACCTTATATTTTGCTGCCTCTTGCCGGACCAGAAGATATTCCTGAAGACGAGCTCTTCAATCTCCCTGATGAGTTACAGCTCCTTCCTCCTGATAAGAAGCGTGATCCCGACCACCAAATCCTGTGTACCCATGTGGAGAgtctgttgctgctgtcaacGACAAGGCCCATGAGAGAGTACATGAGAGAAAAGAGTGTGTATCCTATCATTAGAGAACTGCATTTGGCTATTGATGACGAAGTCGTCCAAGATCCTTGTGAAAGATTGGTTCAAATGCTTATGAGAGATGAGGCAcctgaagaaaaaatcactgaagaggatgatgaagatggcgACGAGATTGTAGAGATTTTGTAG